atttatcATAGTCGGTCGATCGACATTATTCCCttcttgtcgatcgatttccacATTTTCTTCCAACTCCTCCACTTCTTCATCGAGGTTAATCGTTGCCTTTTCAGCGTCAAGGGGTTTTTCTGCATAAGTGATTTCTACAGCGTTCGGGGAAAGGCGTTTTCCGCTTCTTAGTAACACAGCACAAACTTGGTGACTCGGGTTGGTGTCAGTTTTTCCAGGAAGGAATCCTTCATCCCTTCTGACAAACCCAGCGTTATGCGCAACTTGGCTATCCAATTTCTTGACATGGTCACTCAAAGTTTCAAATTTATCAtgtaaatcaaaatatatgGAATCCAATCTTTCATCGAGAACCGCACTCATTTTCTGCTGGCCTTTTAGAACTTGTTCCATCATAGATTCCAGCTTGCTCTTATGAGTCTATTCTGCCTTGTTGGTCTTTGTGAAGCTCATGTTTTGCTGATGACCGGCAAGTATTTGTTTGCGAAAGCCAATTTCATCGATGAGGTCTACAtgctcttcttcatctccttcacgTAGAAAGGTCTGACTCTCATCGGTAAACTGAACTTGCTTATCTCCAATCACAAAAGCATGAACTGAGTCTGACGTTTCTTTCACCTCAGATATCCGATCTTCATTCGAATTCTTTGCCATGTTCCTCCTCTCGAGATCAGTGTTCTTGGCACTAGTGCTAGACGCCACATTTTCAATGAGCCTCGTAGCTTCTTCAGGGGTCTTGGTTTTGAAGTTCCCTTGACTCGCAGCGTCCAAAGTCGCTTGGTATGTCCAGTCGAGACCTCTGAAGAAAATATTAAGTAGCTGGATTTCGGgaaaaccatggtgtgggcagtCTCGCTGGTAGGCTCTGAATCTCAACCAAGAAGCCTTAAAAGCTTCAGTGGTACCTTGAGAAAATTATAGATCTTATTCCTAAATTCCTCGATTCGTGCATCATCGAAGAATTTGTTGAGGAAGACGCTTTTGATATCACTCCAGCAAGTCAAAGATCCTGGCTGCAATTGTTTCAGCCAGTTCCTCGCATCTCCAGGAAGGGAGTGCGGGAAGAGTTTGCAAAATAcgtagtcttcagagactccatGCACCTTGATGTTAGACACAAATTCCTCAAGTGCTTCTATATGGTCTATGGGGTTTTCATGAGGAAGACCATGAAAGGGGTGCCGACTTACTAAAGAGAAATATTTGGGTTTCAGTTCAAAGTCTTTTCTTTGAATTGCTGGAGGACGGATTGCAGACCTGTTAGTGTAGAACCGATCAGTTTTGTTGCAATCTCCAAGCGTTTGATGATGCTCCGGTCCAGCATTCAAAACAACAGCTACTCCAATAGGAATTGGAGCCCTATGTCTATAATTAATTTGGTCGGATGCATTGCATACTCGACCTCTTTGATCTCCtagaactatttttttattattgaaacAGGTAAGAACATACTTACTTGCTTCCGGCAGGatggcgtcgatcgatattggtAGCGGAGTGTCGATCGAATTTTCGGTCGACCCATCGCTCGATGTTgtctgagcgtcgatcgatttttgTGTCGACCCGTCGCTCGATGTTGTTTTCTAAGCATCGATCGATTTTGGGCCGAAATTCATGTCTTCCATCTTAAGTACCTGTGTCAGCAGGGAAAGAGGAAAAACTTAAGCAGATTCAGTAACAAAATCTAGACTATATTCTAAACTTAATttaatggtaataagaaagagtccccggcagcggcgccaaatttgatatcactcaaattactctaAGTATTGaagtactctctcaaataagaggttcagatgtagtacgtagggatcgaatccatagagactctaggattacacaatagattatggtcttTGAAATAGGCTAGATTAATTGGTTTataggttttaaagcagtaaataaattaGTGAGCAAGGTTATTGCTCGATTggtttgttttgaggttgttaacagttggaGAATAGTTAGATTTaggtatattctcaggtatgataaataaataacttaatttgggtctttaggggtttattgattttaattgttcttgaattcaaactcagatataatcaattagattatctaatctggatctcgtatttcaactctcgtatgttaatcacgagaaagtgtATTGATTATTCGttacgaatatcgatcgatacaccgttcaaaatatcgatcgacagggctgtcgctgcgtcgatcgatacttcttccagaaagATTTACAGACAGGTTTGATTTATACTCTCTAACTCACTAGATTAACTCTcgtctgtatctagtcagttagatcatactagtttattttcaggtattgagtcaagcaatggtttgatctcaattaatcctaagatctaagatTCAAGGTTTATCAACCCTAAGCTTAGTAGtaagaacaactagatgaagaactaatTAAATCATCCTAACAACAATTTAAGCTAGCAATACATATAACAATCTTATGAGaatcctaaatctaacagtgagattactcagacatattcataaaggacatggttatgatggtctgaataatattgcaatagataaataaacagtacagagtaaagaaacaaagggagttcaagatctttcctctctcaaggtgtaaaaatatctctctccaatcctaagctctctttctctagaatagtatgaagcatggccgtcaacaatggcttagaaaatagtaaaataaggtTTCAGGTCGTCCAGGGGTATATTGGTAATATGTGGTGACTTATGGGCCTAAATTGGTAACGAAACTGCCTTGGCCTGTTTTCTGGGATCACTGTCGACCGAGACCAATGAtgtttcatcgatcgacagtcattcatctcctcgacagcttcctctcgcgagacAGACTGActactcttcagtaaaacatgcataacttctgctacaggatgctgattgacctcaaactggtAGTATTGAAACGATAACTCAAAgctatatcttgtgtcaaaagatgggctcaatctaacggtgggaagctctccatccatagctaaacatctgatgcCTCTGTGAAGATATGCacacaaaaggctccaaaatcaccatatttctccagaacgtacatgaacctgtaaacactgtaaatagactttatatagtagtaaatatatattaaaacactcaTAAACCATGgaaaaagtgggtaaaatccatggtctatcagtcATGCAGGTTTCCAGTCGCGTCCTGAATTAGAACTAtagtcgcaaccatgtctcgcagCTCAGTATGGATCGATGTCCGATgtggagtgtcgatcgatgtcgggtcAGAAGTGTCTGTCGACGGAAGAGTAGTCTCTGTCGACGTTGGAAGGCGACTGTCGGTCgagtgttgttgtcgatcgatgcggtGTGTTTTTCTTCGCGGATTGAGCGTTATAAACGTGAAGGATCTAAAAACAGCAGTGTTTGTTTTTTGTTGCTTCttgtactgctgggcatgtacctgaaagataagaaaaaaatttatcagtTTTTTGGAAGTAACaaaaaacctagactaaacctAACTAAATCAGATGTAATGGCGATCGAAGCTCCACGGCAACAGCGCCAAATTtgatcactcaaattaccctaatgagtcatttgtactctctcaaataagaggtgaggtcgagttgtagtacttagggattgaaTTCATAGGGAGCTAAGACACACAAAAGATCTAGTAGTTATGTGGTTAAACTAGGTCGaatggtttaaatgtaaatagcagagGTGAGCAAGGTAATTGCTCGgttgattgattggggttttaaaacatatataaaagaatAGTCGATCAACTTTCGTATTTTTAGACTATCTATTGCCGGATGTAAAACctcagctgtcgcttgttgGTCTAGAGAAAGTGTTGGTCGATACCAATTATggattgtcgatcgatacacctttcaaccCGTCGATCGAAGCAACTACTAAGATGTCAATCGACGTTCCTTCCAGCAAGCTTTACAGCATGGGTTTGACTTGTTCACTAGGTTAAACTAAATCAGCTGTCGCTTGTTTCTAGCGATCCTAGCACAATGTAAATTAGATCAGACAATGGACCATGCTTCCGCTTGGGCCTAGTATCTATGGACAAggtcctagttagctactcCAGAACACATGCATTAAAGAACAGTTCAATTGATTGATATCCTAACACTTagcaattttatattttgggctaatccctcgtGAATATTTGAACCttaaatctaacaaagagaaccactcagacatagctaagcaattcataacaagaTAATGAATAAACTGCATAAATAGATAGGAGTTGAAAAActtggagttccaatcacaaatctccgAATGAGTTCTTGGATTTTTGTCTTCAAACCTAAAACTCTTAAGTATTTTGCTgtgaaagaaaatatgaaagcGTGTGTTGCCTATAACAATGGCatagcacataaatattaggttaaaactcgtcagtgACAATTTAGTAATTCTTGTGAGACTTGGGCTTTAAATCAGTTAGAACCAAATCTGGTCTTTGCGCGCttcgccgtcgatcgacacaCTTATCATCTTCAATCATCGACTGCTGGACGGTTCGATAGTTAGCTACAGGTCTTTTTTactttatctccaaaatgcactaaaatcaccactttcctccaaatcactccaaaacttgaaaacatactaaaaagactccaagatataaatatatttttaccttttaataaaacattttttggtcattttcctctttCAAGTTATTCTTGTGACAAAATATCATATAGGGAATTTCtctatttaatatacaaaaaaaatcaattaaaaacaacaCAGAACATAACCCAAAAGAACGAAAGCAAAACTAAACTCTACAGATCAGCAAGAAGGGTTTCTTAGTCATGCCAAGCAAATTCTCCTTTGCCTTCCCCCAAGCTTCGTCCACTTCTTCTGTAATCGATTTCTGCATCCGAACTGCACAGACCCGTCTTGTACTTTCTACTTGTCTTCGCTTGACCTCCATTACCCGGCGTGCTTGATCTCCGCATATGATCTGCGTTCATATAACAAACAAACTCAGCATCAAGAGAGGCAATACAGAGTCCCCATAGGCCCATACAAGGCAAATATCACCACCAGATGCCTTAAACCGTAAGTTTCTAAACTCAACAAGTGTGTGATATATTACCATTGTGCATATCGAGCGGGTCTTGTAAGTTGCCACTTTTTTGCAGGTTCAAGCTAGCTTCCCCTGCGCCATACAAATTAATCCCTTCATCTTTTGACGCATCCAAGGTACTACGAGGTCTCAATGAGTCATCCTGAACATGGGTTATCTCCACATATTGGCTTGTAGAGATGACATCATCTGAACTGAAACCAAAGGAAGCTCTGTATGCTTCAAGTTCTTCCATATCTTGCTTGGAAATGCGTTGACCATTTCTGTTAGTTTGGTAAACATCCGTATCTTTCGAAACGCTCAGTCTTCCACCAGCATGAGAAAACGGAGCATCATGGTCAAGATAGTAACGAGCAAACGTTGCAGGGCAGAAGAAATTTGAACCTTGAGACGCCTTTGGGGTAGTGTTCGTCTCAGGTGTTTGTGCATAACTAGAGTCGCTCCTCGAACATTTGACTGTTCTTGGAGAAGCCAAAGAATCCCAATGCGGTGAGAACTCACGTTCGGGAAAAGATGAGGATCGAAGACCATCTCCTGAGATTGGAGATCTGAGACTGCCAGAAATACAATCGGCTTTCCCGGTCAAGAACCGGGCGTAGGGTACATCAGGGGAAGAAGGAGTGGTGAGATGGGCTAACTCAGGAGGAGGTGTCAAAGGTGCAGTAGATGGCTCCGTGGTAAAAGTTGAGAAAACAGGTGGTGAAACCAACTGTGTCTCGTGAGCATAAGGCCCTGTCGCGAACATGGCGGAGGAAGCACCTCCAGGAGAGTTGGCAGCTAAGGAAAGCAGGCAGTTTGGGGACTGAGCTATGGAAGGAGCAGGAGAATGTGAGAAAGAAGCTGGAGATGAAGGTGGAGCAAGCATTGCTGTAGTGTGATTACTAAATCCCGTTGTTGTTTGAGGTTGATTTGATTGAGCAGTTGCAACGTTCCCTTCAGGGATTCGTGAAGCAGCAGCAGCTGGCACGATTCGTCTCTCTCCTTTCTTTGAACCGAAACAAGACAACGCTTTGAAGCATCCAACCCACCGCTTCTTCTGTGAAACATGAGCATTCAACGCAATTATTAATTACTAAATTTTGTGAACCTAAATCAGCCAAAAGCATGATAAACTAATCAAGATTCTGAAGAAATTAATAATACAGACTTTCTCCAGCAGCAACAAAGTGTCTACATCAAAGATTGGTCCACACAACAACTTCGAGAACAGATCGTGGAACTAAACCCCTAAATCAAAAGTGTCTCTGGCTAAAGAAAGCTTGCTTTCATCGATTTTGGATACAGCAATTGCACCAGGATCTAAGCCAAAACCATCGCAGAATTACAGATTCAAGGTTAAAAAGAGGAAGAGTAAACAGACCCGTTCTCGAAGAGGAAGTCTGTTATGATGGTTCGACCTGGCCATGACCATCAACCTCTCGATCTCTGCTAAGGAACTTCGGGAGAAAGGAAATCAGCAGATCCAAAATGATCGGTTCAAATCTCACTTATAGTTGGAAGCAGTGGAAAGCATTTCAGTGAGAAATTAGGGCTGTAAGCAAGACTAAGATACAGCCGCAATTTAGGGTTTTGTTTGTGTTCTGGTAGATTGTGCTGAATCTCGAAGAAGAATAAAGCAGAGGCTGACACCACCTAGATTTTTGCTGCTGCGAGGCAACACAAAAGTAAACTATGGAAAGCAAGTGACTTGAATTATAAGAGCACAATTATTGGAAGATTCTTAGAGGTGAggttcttaacggaatataataatccgtctcttaacttttaactaaaaaaattaagaaccggctcttaaaactcttatttaagaaccggttcttaaaactcctatttaagaaccggttcttaggttttttagttaaaagttaagagacgagtTCTTATATTCTGCTAAGAACCCCCCCCTCCAATAATCATGTTCTAAGGcagggttcttagcggaatataagaacctaactcttaacttttaactaaaaaaactaaaaaccggctcttaaataagagttttaagagacggttcttagttttttttagttaaaagttaaaagacgggttcttatattccgctaagaacctcatcctaagaacctcccaataatcatgctctaagaattACTTCctctaaattatattttttttttaacattcaaaatattactttattatttaaacgaGACTTGATATGAGAAATCATATCGGAATGAAAATGTAAAtgtttgtaatattttgaaatcataaaCTCTGGGGGGGGGGTGTATCTATGTGAGATTTTAagtgatttatattaaaatgacaaattcacTTTTAtccaaacatgaattttaaaaattcaacatTTAGTAGTACTCTAcgatccactgttattgaaaatattttaagggGTGTATTTAAGTGAGATTTTAagtgatttatattaaaatgacaaatccacttTTAtccaaacatgaattttaaaaactcatttcaAATTTACTGTTATTGAACTCAACATTTAGTAGTACTCTacaatccactgttattgaaaatattttaagttgtgtagtttttaagttttcatGTGATTTCAGGGTGTTTTTGGtggagtttcttagttaaaagaATTAGAACCTAAATTCCATGGTTCTAGGTTATATTCTagagtggtttaacaaaaatcacctAAATCTCTGTAACTTATTGAAATCATCTAATAATCCATTACAAGTCAAACCACCTCAAATGTTATATTGAATACACCCCCTAAGAGAATTTAAAGGAATCCTTTAGAGTTAGTCTGATATGTAAAGAGTGAACGTCAAGCATGGTTTAAGGCAAATGAAATGATCTAATGGTAGATGGTTCATGGACTTCCACAGCACAGTTCTGTGGGTGTGGATGGATTTGGAAGGATAGCTTTGAAAAGATTCAACTTATGGGAACGTGAAATCTAAAGAGGCGACAAACTGCTTTATATTCGGAAGAAGAAGCACTACGATGGACAATGGAGAGCATGCTTCAACATTCGTCATGTCAGCGCTTTGGGACTGATTGCAAAGATCTGATCGCGATAATAAAAGAGCCTCAAGCTTGGCCAAGTTTTGCAACAAAATTGGAGGCTATTCAGATATTGTAGATttgtagatatattatatttttatatttttgcattttctaaattattttttagatcTTTAATGGTAAAACCCTTCAACTATGTTtagttaatataaaaaaaacccttaaacaaaatatttactaGTAGTAGTGGTAATTTTGATTGGCACTGTAGACAGATGGTtcaattcattaaataaagttagttcaagagtttttcaaattaatatttagtttggatatgttttatctgaaataaacattaaaactcTTTATCTCTCGAAGGTTCGAAATCGTAAACTAGGGGGGGGGTGTATTCAAGTGAGATTTTAggtgatttatattaaaatggcAAATCCACTCTTTTAtccaaatttgaattttaaaaaattatttaaaatttactatTATTGAACTTAACATTTAGTAGTACTCTACAATCcattgttattgaaaatattttaagttgtgtaattttaaagttttcatgtgattttagggtgttttggtggagtttcttagttaaaaaaaattagaacctaAATTCCATGATTCTAGGTTATATTCTAGActggtttaacaaaaatcacctAAATCTCTGTAACTTATTGAAATCATCTAATAATCCATTACAAGTCAAACCACCTCAAATGTTATATTGAATACACCCCCTAAGAGAATTTAAAAGAATCCTTTAGAGTTAGTTTGATATGTAAAGAGTGAACGTCAAGCATGATTTAAGGCAAATGAAATGATATAATGGTAGATGGTTCATGGACTTCCACAGCACAGTTCTGTGGGTGTGGATGGATTTGGAAGGATAGCTTTGAAAAGATTCAACTTATGGGAACGTGAAATCTAAAGAGACGACATACTGCTTTATATTCGGAAGAAGAAGCACTACGATGGACAATGGAGAGCATGCTTCAACATTCGTCATATCAGCGCTTTGGGACAGATTGCAAAGATCTGATCGCGATAATAAAATAGCCTCAAGCTTGGCCAAGTTTTGCAACAAAATTAGAGGCTATTCAGATAttgtagatatattatatttttaaatttttgcattttctgaattattttttagatttttagatcTTTAATGGTAAAACCTTTCAACTATGTTTagttaatgtaaaaaaaaacctttaaactaaatatttactgGTAGTAGTGGTAATTTTGATTGGCACTATAAACAAATGGTtcaattcattaaataaagttagttcaAGAGtttttcaatttaatatttagtttggggattttttatctgaaacaaacattaaaactCTTTATCTCTCGAAGGTTCGAAATCGTAAACtggagggggggggggtgtaTTCAAGTGAGATTTTAggtgatttatattaaaatggcAAATCCACTCTTTTAtccaaacatgaattttaaaaacttatttaaaatttactgTTATTGAGCTTAACATTTAGTAGTACTCTacaatccactgttattgaaaatattttaagttgtgaagttttaaagttttcatgtgattttagggtgttttggtggagtttcttagttaaaaaattagaacctaAATTCCATGGTTCTAGGTTATATTCAAAGAGTGGTTTAACTAAAATCACATAAATTTCTGTAACTTATTGAAATCATCTAATACTCCATTACAAGTCAAACCAtctcaaattttatattgaataCACCCCTAAGAGAATTTAAAAGAATCCTTTAGAGTTAGTCTGATATGTAAAGAGTGAACGTCAAGCATGGTTTAAGGCAAATGAAATGATATAATGGTAGATGGTTCATGGTTCATGGTTCatgggggtgggggggggggtgtaTTCGAGTGAGATTTTAagtgatttatattaaaatgacaaatctacTTTTAtccaaacatgaattttaaaaactcatttaaaatttaCTGTTATTGAATTCAACATTTAGTAGTACTCTacaatccactgttattgaaaatattttaagttgtgtagTCTTAAAGTTTTCATGTGATTTTAGGGTGTTTTGGtggagtttcttagttaaaagaATTAGAACCTAAATTCCATGGTTTTAGGTTATATTCTagagtggtttaacaaaaatcacctAAATCTCTGTAACTTATTGAAATCATCTAATACTTCATTACAAGTCAAACCACCTCAAATGTTATATTGAATACACCCCCAAagggaatttaaaaaaatccttTAGAGTTAGTCTTATATGTAAAGAGTGAACATCAAGCATGGTTTAAGGCAAATGAA
The window above is part of the Brassica napus cultivar Da-Ae chromosome C8, Da-Ae, whole genome shotgun sequence genome. Proteins encoded here:
- the LOC106439287 gene encoding uncharacterized protein At1g76660, which encodes MVMARSNHHNRLPLRERKKRWVGCFKALSCFGSKKGERRIVPAAAASRIPEGNVATAQSNQPQTTTGFSNHTTAMLAPPSSPASFSHSPAPSIAQSPNCLLSLAANSPGGASSAMFATGPYAHETQLVSPPVFSTFTTEPSTAPLTPPPELAHLTTPSSPDVPYARFLTGKADCISGSLRSPISGDGLRSSSFPEREFSPHWDSLASPRTVKCSRSDSSYAQTPETNTTPKASQGSNFFCPATFARYYLDHDAPFSHAGGRLSVSKDTDVYQTNRNGQRISKQDMEELEAYRASFGFSSDDVISTSQYVEITHVQDDSLRPRSTLDASKDEGINLYGAGEASLNLQKSGNLQDPLDMHNDHMRRSSTPGNGGQAKTSRKYKTGLCSSDAEIDYRRSGRSLGEGKGEFAWHD